The following coding sequences lie in one Heyndrickxia oleronia genomic window:
- a CDS encoding M20/M25/M40 family metallo-hydrolase, giving the protein MTDAVTNLQKYLSLQTVSAQSKAIPETVAYVVKQIEDINGETIVLDELGGNPVIYGYFAAGENGDSTKTLLFYNHYDVQPPEPLEEWDTEPFEPTIIDGKLFARGASDNKGDLMARLTAIKLLQNQDGGLPCNVKFLIEGEEEIGSPNLAPYLEKYQELFQADACIWEFGGKDEKERISMVAGIKGMAYLELTCVGADIDMHSSVGAYVDNAAWRLVQALATMKNEQNDILVEGFYDGIIEPTEEEKKVVSELPFNEEAVIDLYGLKRPLITKAKGIDPRTAMVFHPTMTICGLDSGYTGEGAKTVLPKIAKAKLDCRLVPGQDPNHILLSVKKHLEKHGFNDIEVQMINGQKAYRSNYNHPFIDHVLESAKEVYENDVILSPNAAGTGPMYIFGEHLKLPIVSTGVGWVGSKAHAPNESIRIKDFEDGIVHMAYMLNGFSSALETKVESTEVNH; this is encoded by the coding sequence ATGACCGATGCTGTAACAAATTTACAGAAATATTTAAGCCTACAAACTGTTTCTGCACAAAGCAAGGCTATTCCTGAAACGGTGGCATATGTAGTTAAACAGATTGAGGATATCAATGGGGAAACCATAGTATTAGATGAGCTAGGAGGGAATCCTGTCATTTATGGTTATTTTGCAGCAGGGGAAAATGGCGACTCAACGAAAACCCTGTTGTTTTATAATCATTACGATGTCCAGCCACCAGAACCACTTGAAGAATGGGATACTGAACCTTTTGAACCAACGATTATTGATGGGAAATTATTTGCCAGAGGTGCCTCTGACAATAAAGGGGATTTAATGGCCCGTTTAACAGCAATTAAACTATTACAAAATCAAGATGGTGGCTTACCTTGCAATGTGAAATTTCTAATCGAAGGTGAAGAGGAGATTGGTAGCCCCAATTTAGCACCTTATCTTGAAAAATATCAAGAACTATTTCAAGCAGATGCCTGTATTTGGGAATTTGGTGGCAAGGACGAAAAGGAACGTATCAGTATGGTAGCAGGAATTAAAGGAATGGCGTATCTCGAATTGACATGTGTTGGGGCAGATATTGATATGCATTCTTCAGTAGGTGCCTATGTCGACAATGCTGCTTGGAGACTAGTTCAGGCTTTAGCTACAATGAAGAACGAACAAAATGATATATTAGTTGAAGGTTTCTATGATGGGATTATAGAACCTACAGAGGAAGAGAAAAAAGTTGTTTCAGAACTGCCTTTTAATGAAGAAGCTGTAATTGACTTATATGGATTAAAACGTCCACTTATAACGAAGGCAAAAGGGATCGATCCTAGAACAGCAATGGTATTTCATCCTACAATGACTATATGTGGATTAGACAGTGGCTATACTGGGGAAGGAGCTAAAACAGTCTTACCAAAAATAGCGAAAGCGAAGCTGGATTGTCGTTTGGTACCTGGTCAGGATCCAAATCATATTTTATTAAGTGTGAAAAAACACTTAGAAAAGCATGGATTTAATGATATTGAAGTACAAATGATAAACGGACAAAAAGCCTACCGTTCCAACTATAACCACCCATTTATTGACCATGTTCTAGAATCGGCAAAGGAAGTTTATGAAAATGATGTAATCCTTTCTCCAAATGCTGCAGGAACAGGGCCAATGTATATCTTCGGTGAGCACTTAAAGCTACCAATAGTTAGTACAGGTGTTGGTTGGGTTGGATCAAAGGCACATGCACCAAATGAATCTATTCGCATAAAGGATTTTGAGGATGGTATCGTTCATATGGCCTATATGTTAAATGGATTTTCTTCTGCATTAGAAACAAAGGTTGAGTCAACTGAAGTTAATCATTAA
- a CDS encoding NAD(P)/FAD-dependent oxidoreductase, whose amino-acid sequence MERQDLFDVTIIGGGPAGLYSAFYSGLREMKTKIIEFQPYLGGKLHVYPEKMIWDVGGQTPIPGEKLIEQLVAQGLTFNPTVVLKEKVESISRNEEGIFVLEGSSGEKHYSKTIIVAIGSGILNPQKLEIDGAERFEVSNLHYTVKSLKQFKDKNVLISGGGNSAIDWANELESVAKNVYLTYRKNNLAGHEAQATQLLNSCAVCYLNTTIKKLIASRNHEVIEGVELENHETGEISKLSVDEVIINHGYQRDATLLENSDLHIELVDNYYISGNAMSESSVEGLYGAGDILMHDGKVHLIAGAFQDAANAVNKAKQFIQPEANKFGMVSSHNELFKERNKVLVKEMMKK is encoded by the coding sequence ATGGAACGGCAGGATTTATTTGATGTAACAATCATTGGTGGAGGGCCGGCAGGATTATATTCGGCATTCTATAGTGGATTAAGAGAAATGAAAACAAAAATTATTGAATTTCAACCATACCTTGGTGGAAAGCTGCATGTATATCCAGAGAAAATGATATGGGATGTAGGCGGCCAAACTCCTATTCCAGGGGAAAAATTAATTGAACAACTAGTTGCTCAAGGATTAACTTTTAATCCAACCGTCGTTTTAAAAGAAAAAGTTGAGTCCATTTCAAGGAATGAAGAGGGGATATTTGTTTTAGAAGGTTCAAGTGGAGAAAAGCATTATTCAAAAACAATTATCGTTGCTATTGGTAGTGGAATATTAAATCCGCAAAAGCTTGAAATAGATGGGGCAGAGAGGTTTGAGGTATCTAATTTACATTATACGGTTAAGTCACTAAAACAATTTAAAGATAAAAATGTCCTTATTTCAGGCGGTGGAAATTCTGCTATTGATTGGGCAAATGAATTGGAGTCCGTTGCTAAAAATGTTTATTTGACATACAGAAAGAATAACCTGGCGGGTCATGAAGCACAAGCTACACAGTTATTAAACAGTTGTGCAGTTTGTTATTTAAATACAACAATAAAAAAACTAATAGCTAGTCGTAATCATGAAGTTATTGAAGGAGTCGAACTTGAGAATCATGAAACAGGTGAGATTTCGAAGTTATCTGTAGATGAAGTCATTATTAATCATGGCTATCAGCGTGATGCAACATTACTTGAAAATAGTGATTTACATATTGAACTGGTTGATAATTATTATATTTCTGGAAATGCAATGAGTGAATCATCAGTAGAGGGTTTATATGGGGCTGGGGATATACTTATGCACGATGGCAAGGTTCATCTAATAGCTGGTGCATTCCAAGATGCTGCAAATGCAGTTAACAAGGCGAAACAGTTTATTCAGCCTGAAGCGAATAAATTTGGAATGGTCTCTTCGCATAATGAATTATTTAAAGAGCGAAATAAAGTGCTTGTAAAAGAAATGATGAAGAAATAA
- a CDS encoding ABC transporter ATP-binding protein, protein MGRLFTNNLNIGYGEQIIVNDLSVSIPDKQITTIIGSNGCGKSTLLKAITRIINHHSGNVLLDGKDILKENTKALAKKMAILPQSPESASGLTVGELVSYGRFPYQKGFGRLTKKDLEVIDWALDVTGTFDYKFRPVDALSGGQRQRVWIAMALAQETDIIFLDEPTTYLDMAHQLEVLELLQTLNIEQQRTIIMVLHDLNQAARFADYLIAMKDGKIVKAGNCEEVMNHQVLKKVFQIDAEIGRDPRTNKPMCITYNLLKGENKHEENSIPSHFALSAHS, encoded by the coding sequence ATGGGACGCCTTTTTACAAATAATTTAAACATTGGATATGGTGAACAAATCATCGTTAATGATCTCAGTGTCAGCATTCCTGATAAACAAATTACAACGATTATCGGTTCAAATGGATGTGGGAAATCTACCCTCTTAAAAGCGATTACTCGAATAATCAATCATCATTCTGGAAACGTTCTTTTGGATGGGAAAGATATTCTTAAAGAAAATACGAAAGCTTTAGCTAAAAAAATGGCGATTCTTCCACAGTCACCAGAAAGTGCAAGTGGATTAACTGTTGGTGAACTTGTTTCATATGGTCGTTTCCCCTATCAAAAGGGTTTCGGTCGTTTAACAAAAAAAGATCTTGAAGTTATAGATTGGGCACTAGATGTAACAGGTACCTTTGATTATAAATTTCGCCCTGTCGACGCATTGTCTGGTGGTCAACGTCAACGTGTATGGATTGCGATGGCTCTCGCACAAGAGACCGATATCATCTTTCTTGATGAACCTACTACATATTTAGATATGGCCCATCAACTTGAAGTTTTAGAGCTTCTACAAACACTAAATATTGAACAGCAACGAACCATTATTATGGTGTTGCATGATCTAAACCAAGCAGCCCGTTTTGCAGATTATTTGATCGCGATGAAAGACGGCAAAATTGTAAAAGCTGGTAATTGTGAGGAAGTCATGAATCATCAAGTATTGAAGAAAGTTTTTCAAATTGATGCTGAAATTGGCAGAGATCCACGGACAAACAAACCAATGTGTATTACTTATAACCTTCTAAAAGGAGAAAATAAACATGAAGAAAATTCTATTCCCTCTCATTTTGCTCTTAGTGCTCATAGTTAG
- a CDS encoding iron-hydroxamate ABC transporter substrate-binding protein: MKKILFPLILLLVLIVSACSNGTTEKDKGNATKEKEQKTITYQSENGPIKVPAHPKRVVLLSGFTGNVLSLGVNVVGADTWSKNSPAFKDQLKDAQEVSEDNIEKIIELKPDLIIGLSTTKNLDKLKKIAPTVTYTWGKVDYLTQHIEIGKLLNKEKEAKDWVEDFQKRAQAAGDEIRAKIGENATVSVIESFGKELYVYGDNWARGTEILYQSMKLKMPEKVKEKALKSGYYTLSTEVLPEYAGDYVILSKYSDADDSFQKTESYKNIPAVKNNHVFEMEGNGASFNDPITLEKQLKFFEESFLGKTLF, translated from the coding sequence ATGAAGAAAATTCTATTCCCTCTCATTTTGCTCTTAGTGCTCATAGTTAGTGCATGCAGTAATGGGACAACCGAAAAAGATAAAGGCAATGCTACGAAAGAAAAAGAACAAAAAACAATAACCTATCAATCTGAAAATGGTCCTATAAAAGTACCTGCCCATCCAAAACGTGTAGTTTTATTATCAGGATTTACAGGTAATGTCTTATCATTAGGTGTGAATGTTGTAGGTGCTGATACTTGGTCAAAAAACAGCCCTGCTTTTAAAGACCAATTAAAAGATGCCCAAGAGGTTTCTGAAGATAATATAGAAAAAATTATTGAATTAAAACCAGACCTCATTATCGGATTATCGACGACAAAAAATCTTGATAAACTGAAGAAAATAGCTCCAACAGTTACTTATACTTGGGGAAAAGTGGATTATTTAACCCAACATATCGAAATTGGTAAACTATTAAACAAAGAAAAAGAAGCAAAAGATTGGGTAGAAGATTTCCAAAAACGTGCTCAAGCTGCCGGAGATGAAATCCGTGCAAAGATAGGTGAAAATGCCACTGTATCCGTTATAGAGAGTTTTGGAAAAGAACTGTACGTTTACGGTGATAACTGGGCTCGCGGAACAGAAATATTATATCAATCAATGAAGCTAAAAATGCCTGAAAAAGTAAAAGAAAAAGCCTTAAAGTCAGGTTATTATACTTTATCTACAGAAGTTCTTCCAGAATATGCAGGTGATTATGTGATTTTAAGTAAATATTCTGATGCCGATGACTCATTCCAAAAAACAGAATCCTATAAAAATATTCCTGCTGTCAAAAACAACCATGTCTTTGAAATGGAAGGAAATGGCGCTTCTTTTAATGATCCAATTACATTAGAAAAGCAGCTTAAATTTTTTGAGGAATCATTTTTAGGTAAGACTCTTTTCTAA
- a CDS encoding FecCD family ABC transporter permease: MKKKTKNSIPFVFKLFIGIVVLIGMFVVAMIFGAAETTLKDVWLALTSNRKSDTILMLREIRFPREIAAIIVGAALSVSGAIMQGLTRNPLADPGLLGLSAGANAALALTLAFIPSANYIWITISCFIGAAIGTGMVFGLGALQKGGFSPLRIVLAGAAVSTFLYAVADGIGIFFKLSKNVSMWTSGGVIGTSWEQLRLMIPIIIIGIIISLLLSRQLTILSLNEEVAVGLGQKTIQIKTILFFVVILLAGTSVALVGNMAFIGLMIPHIVRALVGTDYRYIIPSSAIVGGIFMLFADTLGRTINAPYETPVAAIVAAVGLPFFLIIIRKGGKMFS; the protein is encoded by the coding sequence ATGAAAAAAAAGACTAAAAACTCCATCCCCTTCGTATTTAAGCTTTTCATTGGAATTGTTGTTCTTATCGGGATGTTTGTAGTTGCCATGATATTTGGTGCAGCGGAAACAACCTTAAAAGATGTTTGGCTGGCTCTTACCTCAAATAGAAAAAGTGACACTATTTTAATGCTACGTGAAATACGTTTCCCTCGGGAAATTGCTGCGATTATTGTAGGTGCTGCCCTTTCAGTTTCAGGTGCTATCATGCAGGGCTTAACAAGGAACCCATTAGCCGACCCCGGTTTACTAGGTTTATCTGCTGGAGCCAATGCAGCTCTTGCACTCACCCTTGCCTTTATTCCATCTGCTAATTATATTTGGATTACCATTAGCTGCTTTATTGGGGCAGCAATTGGAACTGGCATGGTGTTTGGGCTAGGTGCACTTCAAAAAGGAGGCTTCTCCCCTCTTCGAATTGTTTTAGCTGGAGCAGCAGTCTCTACGTTTTTATATGCTGTCGCTGATGGAATTGGCATTTTTTTTAAGCTATCTAAAAATGTATCCATGTGGACCTCTGGAGGTGTTATTGGAACGTCATGGGAGCAGCTTAGACTAATGATTCCTATAATTATCATTGGTATCATAATTTCACTATTGCTATCAAGGCAACTAACGATTTTAAGTTTAAATGAAGAAGTAGCAGTTGGATTAGGACAAAAAACGATCCAAATAAAGACTATTCTATTTTTTGTCGTTATCTTACTTGCAGGAACATCTGTAGCACTCGTTGGAAATATGGCTTTTATCGGTCTAATGATCCCTCATATCGTCCGGGCGTTAGTGGGTACTGATTATCGCTATATCATACCATCCAGTGCAATTGTCGGTGGCATCTTTATGCTTTTTGCCGATACTCTCGGCCGTACAATCAATGCCCCTTACGAAACACCTGTCGCAGCTATAGTTGCAGCAGTAGGCTTACCTTTCTTCTTAATTATTATTCGTAAAGGAGGTAAGATGTTCTCATGA
- a CDS encoding FecCD family ABC transporter permease, with protein sequence MIHPALVKKQRIILCILLVLIIMTIVLGMGIGDASLSYDRLLPTLFGKGSFTEEFVLFSIRLPRIIITFLAGIALALSGAILQGITRNDLADPGIIGINSGAGVAISIFFLFFPIEVGSFVYMLPLLAFAGALVTAILIYIFSYQKNIGLQPVRLVLVGIGFSMALSGVMILLISSAEREKVDFISKWLVGNIWGDDWPFIWAFLPWLLILIPYTLFKANRLNILSLSEPVAIGVGVSLEKERISLLLTAVALAASAVSVTGGISFIGLMAPHIAKSLVGPRNQLFIPVAIMIGGWLLLVADTIGRNIIDPSGIPAGIMVALIGAPYFMYLLLKKQA encoded by the coding sequence ATGATTCATCCAGCATTGGTTAAAAAACAGCGAATCATCTTATGCATTTTACTAGTGTTAATTATAATGACAATTGTACTCGGGATGGGGATTGGTGATGCCAGCTTGTCCTATGATCGTCTCCTTCCAACCTTATTTGGAAAAGGGTCATTTACTGAGGAATTCGTTTTGTTTTCCATTCGTCTTCCCAGAATTATTATTACTTTTTTGGCAGGAATTGCACTCGCCCTATCCGGAGCCATTTTACAAGGAATTACCCGCAATGATTTAGCTGATCCAGGTATTATTGGAATTAACTCCGGTGCCGGTGTAGCAATTTCTATCTTCTTTTTATTTTTTCCAATAGAAGTCGGATCGTTTGTATATATGTTGCCGCTTCTAGCTTTTGCAGGTGCATTAGTCACGGCGATTCTTATTTATATATTCTCGTATCAAAAAAACATTGGATTGCAACCGGTTAGATTAGTTTTAGTTGGGATTGGCTTTTCCATGGCACTATCAGGAGTGATGATTCTCCTAATTTCATCCGCTGAGCGCGAAAAAGTTGATTTCATCTCTAAGTGGTTAGTGGGAAATATATGGGGCGATGATTGGCCATTCATTTGGGCATTCCTTCCTTGGTTACTTATTCTCATCCCATACACCTTATTCAAGGCTAATCGATTAAACATTTTGAGTTTAAGTGAACCAGTAGCGATTGGAGTTGGAGTATCCCTTGAAAAAGAAAGGATCTCCCTTTTATTAACAGCTGTGGCACTTGCAGCATCTGCTGTTTCAGTTACGGGGGGCATTTCATTTATTGGATTAATGGCACCACATATAGCTAAATCTTTAGTCGGTCCACGTAATCAATTATTCATACCTGTAGCCATTATGATTGGCGGTTGGCTTTTATTAGTTGCTGACACGATTGGTAGAAATATTATTGACCCTAGTGGAATTCCAGCTGGGATCATGGTCGCCTTAATTGGTGCACCTTATTTTATGTATTTGTTATTAAAAAAACAAGCATAA
- a CDS encoding NCS2 family permease, protein MKDFFQFTQRRTSYKQETLAGITTFLSMAYILVVNPMILSQSGMDQGAVFTATAVSAIIGSLLIGLLANFPIGIAPSMGLNSFFTFSVCIGMGIPWQTTLTGVFIAGILFILLSLFKIREMIINIIPEDLKYAISGGIGFFVAFVGLKNAGLIVANSDTVVSIGDLSKPTTILAIIGFVITVMMMVRRIGGAIFYGMVITTIIGIIWNVIDKPTHIIGAIPSMSPTFGVVFHHLDQVFTPDVLAVIFTFLFVAFFDTAGALIAIASQAGLIKDNKIPNIGRALLADSTSIVVGSILGTSTTASMVESSAGIGAGGRTGFTSIIISGCFVIALFFSPLLSIITPEVTAPALIIVGALMAAEIKHINWNKIEITFPAFVTIIMMPLTSSVATGIALGFILYPITMIALGKWKAVHPLIYILSIAFLAYFVFII, encoded by the coding sequence GTGAAAGATTTTTTTCAATTTACTCAACGTAGAACCTCATATAAGCAGGAAACGCTTGCGGGAATTACTACATTTTTATCTATGGCCTATATTTTAGTAGTAAATCCTATGATACTAAGTCAGTCTGGGATGGATCAGGGCGCAGTATTTACTGCAACGGCTGTATCAGCAATTATTGGATCATTATTAATTGGTCTTTTAGCCAATTTTCCAATAGGAATTGCACCAAGTATGGGGCTAAACTCATTTTTTACATTCTCAGTTTGTATAGGGATGGGGATTCCATGGCAAACAACATTAACAGGTGTATTCATTGCAGGAATTCTCTTTATATTATTAAGCTTGTTTAAAATTCGAGAAATGATTATTAATATTATTCCAGAAGATTTGAAGTATGCAATTTCAGGTGGGATTGGCTTTTTCGTTGCATTCGTCGGTTTAAAAAATGCGGGTTTAATCGTCGCGAATTCTGATACAGTTGTATCAATAGGGGATCTTTCTAAGCCAACAACTATTTTAGCTATTATTGGTTTTGTCATCACGGTTATGATGATGGTTAGACGAATTGGGGGAGCAATCTTTTATGGAATGGTCATAACAACAATCATCGGGATAATATGGAATGTGATTGATAAACCAACCCATATTATTGGAGCAATACCGAGTATGTCACCAACATTTGGTGTAGTGTTCCACCACTTGGATCAAGTGTTTACTCCAGATGTATTAGCGGTAATATTTACATTCCTATTTGTTGCCTTTTTTGATACTGCCGGAGCATTGATTGCGATAGCAAGTCAAGCTGGTTTGATTAAGGATAATAAAATTCCTAATATCGGAAGAGCGCTTCTTGCTGATTCAACTTCCATTGTTGTCGGTTCTATTTTAGGTACTTCGACAACAGCATCAATGGTAGAATCAAGTGCTGGAATTGGTGCAGGTGGTCGAACAGGCTTTACTTCCATTATCATTTCTGGTTGTTTCGTTATTGCCTTATTTTTTTCTCCGTTATTATCTATTATAACACCTGAGGTAACGGCACCAGCTTTAATCATTGTAGGCGCATTGATGGCAGCAGAAATCAAACATATTAATTGGAATAAAATTGAGATTACATTCCCAGCATTTGTAACAATTATTATGATGCCCCTTACTTCAAGTGTCGCAACAGGTATTGCACTTGGGTTTATTTTATACCCAATTACAATGATTGCTTTAGGAAAGTGGAAAGCAGTACATCCGCTAATCTATATTTTAAGTATCGCATTTTTAGCCTATTTTGTTTTTATTATTTAA
- a CDS encoding BglG family transcription antiterminator, translating into MDQRHLYIIQRLNKSDLPVSGTILSNELNVSSRSIRTFIKQINEQLNKDIAQIVSLPGSGYQLNIFNFIDFSKWMEEENRKTEQVYEINRQRWIMEYLCYEYDYLKIDQASQELYVSRSTISQDIKELKLILKTYHITLESRPNYGIYLSGEEYNIRRCMLQVFPNMGFSQSWSQLIKDISNTYNILLRPEAIHSILQYIQIAQARNTKGKWLKELPINIEFLQEEIEYQISEELSRHLSGNGLSLSGLDSAFLALLFIKYRVTSIENDRLPKHDHSLYTLTVEIVSFLEKEFDLDINQDWRNRFIRHLLPGLKRAKYGISIQNELLQEIKKQYSLAFDLALKAMLLIKKKFGFDLSEDDGGYLALHFQDAKTQQPFSKLSVAIVCASGIGSAQILKRKIETIFNNEIEIIGVFDMNELQSKIKQACHLILSTIPILEEICYPVITVNPLLPDQDQKKIKAFIQQNNHSLLRPNLFFRNVEIESDIELITFLAQSIIQQGYAPDEFLPLTIKREKISSTAFGGMIALPHPFNPCGYENVIAIALLKKPILWGETKEKVQAVFLLSLKKDNEQEIQDLYDRLLLIMDQPSLQTQINKQESFTDFVEFWNKLNTFHTPPSAT; encoded by the coding sequence ATGGATCAAAGACATTTATATATTATTCAACGATTAAATAAATCAGATCTTCCAGTGAGTGGAACTATCTTATCAAATGAATTGAATGTTTCTTCACGATCGATTCGAACATTTATTAAACAAATTAATGAACAACTAAATAAAGACATAGCACAGATTGTATCATTGCCAGGAAGTGGTTATCAACTGAATATTTTTAACTTTATAGACTTCTCTAAGTGGATGGAGGAGGAAAATAGAAAAACTGAACAAGTTTATGAAATCAATAGACAACGATGGATTATGGAATATCTGTGTTATGAATATGATTATTTAAAAATTGATCAGGCATCTCAAGAATTATATGTCAGTCGATCTACCATTTCTCAAGATATTAAAGAGCTTAAATTGATATTGAAAACCTATCATATCACTCTCGAATCAAGACCAAATTATGGAATCTATTTAAGTGGTGAGGAATATAATATTCGCCGTTGTATGCTTCAAGTATTTCCTAATATGGGATTTAGTCAATCATGGAGCCAATTAATAAAAGACATATCGAACACATATAACATTTTACTGCGACCAGAAGCCATCCACTCAATTTTGCAGTATATTCAGATCGCTCAAGCGCGGAATACGAAAGGAAAATGGTTAAAAGAGCTCCCTATAAATATAGAGTTCCTTCAAGAAGAAATAGAATATCAAATAAGTGAAGAACTTAGTAGACATTTAAGCGGAAATGGCCTATCACTCTCAGGACTGGATTCAGCTTTTCTCGCTCTACTGTTTATTAAATACAGAGTAACGAGCATTGAAAACGATCGGTTACCAAAACATGATCATTCACTTTATACCTTAACTGTAGAGATCGTCAGTTTCTTAGAGAAGGAATTTGATTTAGATATTAATCAGGACTGGAGAAATCGCTTTATTCGTCATCTACTCCCTGGTTTAAAACGAGCTAAATACGGAATATCCATTCAAAACGAATTACTTCAGGAGATCAAGAAGCAATATTCACTAGCATTTGATTTAGCATTAAAAGCAATGCTTTTAATTAAAAAGAAATTCGGATTTGACCTTTCAGAAGATGACGGAGGTTATCTTGCTTTGCATTTTCAAGATGCAAAAACGCAACAGCCTTTCAGTAAATTATCAGTTGCAATAGTGTGTGCATCAGGTATTGGTTCTGCACAAATTTTAAAAAGAAAGATTGAAACTATTTTTAATAATGAAATTGAAATAATCGGTGTCTTTGACATGAATGAATTACAGAGCAAAATAAAACAAGCATGTCATTTAATTTTATCAACAATACCTATTCTGGAGGAGATCTGCTATCCTGTAATAACTGTCAACCCTCTCCTACCAGATCAGGATCAAAAGAAAATAAAAGCATTTATTCAACAAAATAATCATTCTTTATTAAGACCTAATTTGTTTTTCCGAAATGTGGAAATTGAATCAGATATTGAATTAATTACTTTTTTAGCACAGTCGATTATTCAGCAAGGTTATGCACCAGATGAATTTTTACCACTAACAATAAAAAGGGAAAAAATCTCTTCTACTGCTTTTGGCGGAATGATTGCATTGCCACATCCCTTTAATCCCTGTGGTTATGAAAATGTAATTGCTATTGCTCTTCTAAAAAAACCGATACTATGGGGCGAAACAAAGGAAAAAGTCCAAGCAGTTTTTCTACTATCATTAAAAAAAGACAATGAACAGGAAATACAAGATTTGTATGACCGTTTACTTCTTATTATGGATCAACCTTCACTGCAAACACAAATAAACAAGCAAGAATCATTTACAGATTTTGTTGAATTTTGGAATAAGCTAAACACTTTCCATACACCTCCTTCCGCTACATAG
- a CDS encoding PTS sugar transporter subunit IIB: MVNIILCCSSGMSTSILSKRTKLAADQQSISLHIEAVDSTLVERKLEQAELILLGPHLKYKLEILRNLAPLSTRIEMIDKAIYQSFDGNQLLKFILSLDLKTKKEIEKSTKEESEEKGWTNQSPFKSYFTPEMLEALRWKR; the protein is encoded by the coding sequence GTGGTGAATATAATCTTATGTTGTTCATCTGGAATGTCTACAAGTATTTTATCTAAGCGAACTAAGCTTGCTGCCGATCAACAATCCATTTCTTTACATATTGAAGCAGTGGACAGTACATTAGTTGAACGTAAACTTGAACAGGCAGAACTTATTTTATTAGGACCTCATTTAAAATATAAATTAGAGATTCTTCGAAACTTAGCTCCCCTATCTACAAGGATAGAAATGATTGATAAGGCGATATATCAATCATTTGATGGTAATCAACTATTGAAATTTATTTTATCGCTAGATTTAAAAACAAAAAAAGAAATAGAAAAATCAACAAAAGAAGAAAGCGAGGAAAAAGGATGGACGAATCAATCGCCTTTCAAATCATACTTTACGCCGGAAATGCTCGAAGCACTGCGATGGAAGCGTTAG
- a CDS encoding PTS lactose/cellobiose transporter subunit IIA: protein MEALGLARQKNFQLAKEKIEESNQELLKAHKFQTELIQSEARGELQGQISILLIHAQDHLMNAMTVRDLANELIDLRQELESKESK from the coding sequence ATGGAAGCGTTAGGCTTAGCACGTCAAAAAAACTTTCAATTAGCAAAGGAAAAAATCGAAGAAAGTAATCAGGAATTATTAAAAGCTCATAAATTTCAAACAGAGTTAATTCAATCTGAAGCTCGTGGAGAACTTCAAGGTCAAATTTCAATTCTGCTAATTCATGCTCAGGATCATTTGATGAATGCGATGACAGTAAGAGATTTAGCTAATGAATTAATCGATCTACGACAAGAATTAGAATCAAAGGAGAGTAAATAA
- a CDS encoding PTS sugar transporter subunit IIB translates to MKNIMLCCAAGMSTSLLVTKMEKAAKEQNIAAKIWAVPVEEAKKEINQADVLLMGPQIRYLFSDMKALANQNGIEAEVINPMHYGMCDGESVLSQALQLISNG, encoded by the coding sequence ATGAAAAATATTATGTTATGTTGTGCAGCAGGTATGTCTACTAGTCTACTAGTAACAAAGATGGAAAAGGCAGCAAAGGAACAGAATATAGCGGCGAAAATTTGGGCTGTACCCGTGGAAGAAGCAAAAAAAGAGATTAATCAAGCAGATGTTTTATTAATGGGTCCTCAAATTCGTTATCTTTTTTCTGATATGAAAGCGTTAGCAAATCAAAACGGAATAGAGGCAGAAGTGATTAATCCGATGCATTACGGCATGTGTGATGGTGAGTCTGTGCTTAGTCAGGCTTTACAACTAATATCCAATGGTTAA